The following proteins are encoded in a genomic region of Gouania willdenowi chromosome 6, fGouWil2.1, whole genome shotgun sequence:
- the usp15 gene encoding ubiquitin carboxyl-terminal hydrolase 15 isoform X4, which translates to MFVKHCKVEVYLTELKLCEDSNMDNVITRRFSKADTIDVIEKEMRKLFSIQEEKETRLWNRYMSNTFEPLNKPDSTIQDAGLYQGQVLVIEQKNEDGSWPRGSTAPKSSGASNLSALPKISPSSLTNNHNSSFNSRNVKNSSYGLPSYHPYSNSYDYSDQSRQSERSGLSGLSNLGNTCFMNSAVQCLSNIPPLTDYFLKDKYTEELNEDNPLGMKGEIAKAYAELIKQLWSGKYSYVTPRPFKTQVGRFAPQFSGYQQQDSHELLAFLLDGLHEDLNRIRKKPYIQLKDANGRPDKVVAEEAWENHIKRNDSIIVDIFHGLFKSTLVCPVCSKISVTFDPFCYLTLPLPMKKERTLEVYLVRLDPLAKPTQYKLTVPKVGYISDLCTSLSILSGVHAEKMIVTDIYNHRFHRIFATNENLSSIMERDDIYVFEVAVNRVEDMDHVVIPVHLREKYKQTGYNHTSTPLFGQPFLIAVPRTLSEDKLYNMLLLRLCRFVRSSVEENEECEETQSSKQHTVNGNAVNGVLEEGSPSEMETDEQDDESSQDQELPSENENSQSEDSVGGDNELENGVDAPQSSTKSQQIAGYNRKRLFTFQFNNMGKTDFSLIKDDTRQIRFDEGHLRLSDRSYLSLDWEPEMKKKYFDETVAEDFDKHESMEYKPQKKAFFKLNDCIELFTTKEKLGAEDPWYCPNCKQHQQATKKLDLWSLPPVLVVHLKRFSYSRYMRDKLDSLVDFPLRDLDMSEFLINPNAGPCLYDLIAVSNHYGGMGGGHYTAYAKNKDDGKWYNFDDSSVSPASEDQIVSKAGYVLFYQRQDTVKGTGYFALDREEEEEEEEEEEEEEDEVEEDEENESKGRQKRRTASSSQGTSSSSSSSSAAAAAAAAQSDEEDPNENQRRKNDNEQEEDDEEEEDEQTPSHDVAMKSN; encoded by the exons ATGTTTGTCAAGCACTGCAAGGTGGAGGTGTACCTGACAGAACTGAAGCTTTGTGAAGACAGCAACATGGACAATGTGATCACCAGACGCTTCAGCAAAGCAGACACGATAG ATGTCATTGAAAAGGAAATGAGGAAGCTGTTTAGTATCCAGGAAGAAAAGGAGACGAGGTTGTGGAACAGGTACATGAGCAACACCTTCGAGCCTCTCAACAAACCGGACAGTACCATCCAGGATGCGGGCCTTTACCAAGGACAG GTTCTTGTCATAGAGCAGAAGAATGAGGATGGCTCCTGGCCTCGAGGCTCCACAGCGCCCAA GTCATCTGGTGCTTCCAATCTCTCTGCTTTGCCAAAGATCTCGCCTTCATCTCTCACAAACAATCATAACAGCAGCTTCAACAGCAGGAA CGTAAAGAACTCGAGCTATGGTTTGCCGTCCTACCACCCTTACAGCAACAGCTACGACTACTCAGACCAGAGCAGGCAGAGCGAGCGCTCGGGCCTCTCTGGACTTTCCAACCTGGGCAACACCTGCTTCATGAACTCTGCTGTGCAG TGTCTCAGTAATATCCCCCCGCTGACGGACTACTTCCTCAAAGACAAGTACACGGAGGAGCTGAATGAGGACAACCCGCTCGGCATGAAGGGGGAGATCGCCAAAGCCTACGCTGAGCTCATTAAGCAGCTATGGTCGGGCAAATACAGCTACGTCACGCCACGACCTTTCAAG ACCCAGGTGGGCCGCTTTGCCCCCCAGTTTTCAGGCTACCAGCAGCAGGACTCCCATGAGCTCCTGGCGTTCCTCCTCGATGGCCTTCATGAAGACTTGAACCGGATTCGGAAGAAGCCTTACATCCAGCTAAAGGATGCCAATGGTCGTCCAGATAAG GTTGTGGCTGAGGAGGCGTGGGAGAACCACATTAAGAGAAACGACTCCATCATCGTGGACATCTTCCACGGCCTTTTCAAGTCAACACTGGTGTGCCCTGTGTGCTCGAAGAtctctgtgacctttgaccctttCTGCTACTTAACCTTACCACTGCCTATGAAGAAGGAACGGACACTAGAGGTTTACCTGGTTCGACTAGATCCCCTGGCCAAACCCACACAG tataaaCTGACCGTTCCAAAGGTGGGCTACATATCTGACCTGTGTACATCCCTCTCCATCCTGTCGGGGGTTCATGCTGAGAAG ATGATTGTAACAGACATCTACAACCACCGTTTCCACCGGATCTTTGCCACCAACGAAAACCTCAGTAGCATTATGGAGAGGGATGATATATATGT CTTTGAGGTGGCAGTAAACCGAGTGGAGGACATGGACCATGTAGTCATACCAGTCCACCTGAGGGAAAAGTACAAACAGACGGGATACAACCACACAAGCACGCCACTGTTTGGACAGCCCTTCCTCATCGCTGTTCCTCGGACCCTGAGTGAAGACAAGCTCTACAACATGCTGCTCCTCCGCCTCTG TCGCTTTGTTCGATCTTCTGTTGAGGAAAATGAGGAATGTGAAGAAACCCAATCATCCAAACAACATACTGTTAATGGTAATGCTGTTAATGGTGTGTTGGAGGAGGGGTCACCAA GCGAGATGGAGACCGACGAGCAGGATGACGAGTCCAGTCAGGACCAGGAGCTGCCCTCGGAGAACGAAAACAGCCAATCGGAGGATTCTGTGGGCGGAGACAATGAACTGGAAAATGGTGTGGACGCACCTCAGAGCTCCACCAAAAGCCAGCAGATAGCCGGATACAACAGGAAGAGACTCTTTACATTCCAGTTCAATAACATGGGTAAAACAGACTTCTCTCTCATCAAGGACGACACCAGGCAGATCCGCTTTGACGAGGGACACCTCCGACTTAGCG ATCGATCCTATCTTTCTTTGGACTGGGAACCAGAAATGAAGAAGAAGTACTTTGACGAGACTGTAGCCGAG gactttgacaaacatgaaagtATGGAGTACAAGCCTCAGAAAAAGGCTTTCTTCAAGCTGAACGACTGCATTGAACTTTTTACCACGAAGGAGAAACTGGGAGCTGAGGATCCTTG GTACTGTCCCAACTGTAAACAGCATCAACAGGCCACCAAAAAGCTGGACCTGTGGTCTCTGCCTCCAGTGCTCGTGGTCCACCTCAAACGCTTCTCGTACAGTCGTTACATGAGGGATAAACTGGACTCACTGGTTGACTTCCCACTCAG AGATCTAGACATGTCAGAGTTCCTGATCAACCCCAATGCCGGGCCCTGTCTTTACGACCTCATCGCCGTGTCCAATCATTACGGAGGGATGGGAGGAGGCCACT ATACGGCTTACGCCAAGAATAAAGACGATGGAAAGTGGTACAACTTTGATGACAGCAGCGTGTCTCCAGCCAGTGAAGATCAAATAGTG TCCAAAGCAGGCTACGTGTTGTTCTATCAGCGCCAAGACACTGTGAAAGGCACCGGATACTTTGCTCTGGATcgtgaggaggaagaagaagaagaagaagaagaagaggaggaggaagacgaggtggaggaggacgaggagaatgAGAGCAAAGGACGGCAAAAGAGAAGAACAGCCTCTTCCTCTCAAGggacttcatcatcatcatcatcatcatccgcagcagcagcagcagcagcagctcagagtgACGAGGAAGACCCCAATGAGAACCAGCGCAGGAAAAACGACAACGAgcaggaggaggatgatgaagaggaggaagatgaaCAAACTCCTAGCCATGACGTGGCAATGAAAAGCAACTGA
- the usp15 gene encoding ubiquitin carboxyl-terminal hydrolase 15 isoform X5 codes for MLLCCWWCLRSETVELDSRNVDHRVLTASNSITAVSLEQWEPETPSTALPTSQSVKNSSYGLPSYHPYSNSYDYSDQSRQSERSGLSGLSNLGNTCFMNSAVQCLSNIPPLTDYFLKDKYTEELNEDNPLGMKGEIAKAYAELIKQLWSGKYSYVTPRPFKTQVGRFAPQFSGYQQQDSHELLAFLLDGLHEDLNRIRKKPYIQLKDANGRPDKVVAEEAWENHIKRNDSIIVDIFHGLFKSTLVCPVCSKISVTFDPFCYLTLPLPMKKERTLEVYLVRLDPLAKPTQYKLTVPKVGYISDLCTSLSILSGVHAEKMIVTDIYNHRFHRIFATNENLSSIMERDDIYVFEVAVNRVEDMDHVVIPVHLREKYKQTGYNHTSTPLFGQPFLIAVPRTLSEDKLYNMLLLRLCRFVRSSVEENEECEETQSSKQHTVNGNAVNGVLEEGSPSEMETDEQDDESSQDQELPSENENSQSEDSVGGDNELENGVDAPQSSTKSQQIAGYNRKRLFTFQFNNMGKTDFSLIKDDTRQIRFDEGHLRLSDRSYLSLDWEPEMKKKYFDETVAEDFDKHESMEYKPQKKAFFKLNDCIELFTTKEKLGAEDPWYCPNCKQHQQATKKLDLWSLPPVLVVHLKRFSYSRYMRDKLDSLVDFPLRDLDMSEFLINPNAGPCLYDLIAVSNHYGGMGGGHYTAYAKNKDDGKWYNFDDSSVSPASEDQIVSKAGYVLFYQRQDTVKGTGYFALDREEEEEEEEEEEEEEDEVEEDEENESKGRQKRRTASSSQGTSSSSSSSSAAAAAAAAQSDEEDPNENQRRKNDNEQEEDDEEEEDEQTPSHDVAMKSN; via the exons ATGCTCCTGTGTTGCTGGTGGTGCCTGAGGTCTGAGACGGTGGAGCTGGACAGCAGGAATGTGGACCACCGCGTACTCACTGCCTCAAACAGCATCACAGCTGTTTCCCTGGAGCAATGGGAGCCAGAAACCCCCAGCACTGCCCTGCCCACCTCCCAGAG CGTAAAGAACTCGAGCTATGGTTTGCCGTCCTACCACCCTTACAGCAACAGCTACGACTACTCAGACCAGAGCAGGCAGAGCGAGCGCTCGGGCCTCTCTGGACTTTCCAACCTGGGCAACACCTGCTTCATGAACTCTGCTGTGCAG TGTCTCAGTAATATCCCCCCGCTGACGGACTACTTCCTCAAAGACAAGTACACGGAGGAGCTGAATGAGGACAACCCGCTCGGCATGAAGGGGGAGATCGCCAAAGCCTACGCTGAGCTCATTAAGCAGCTATGGTCGGGCAAATACAGCTACGTCACGCCACGACCTTTCAAG ACCCAGGTGGGCCGCTTTGCCCCCCAGTTTTCAGGCTACCAGCAGCAGGACTCCCATGAGCTCCTGGCGTTCCTCCTCGATGGCCTTCATGAAGACTTGAACCGGATTCGGAAGAAGCCTTACATCCAGCTAAAGGATGCCAATGGTCGTCCAGATAAG GTTGTGGCTGAGGAGGCGTGGGAGAACCACATTAAGAGAAACGACTCCATCATCGTGGACATCTTCCACGGCCTTTTCAAGTCAACACTGGTGTGCCCTGTGTGCTCGAAGAtctctgtgacctttgaccctttCTGCTACTTAACCTTACCACTGCCTATGAAGAAGGAACGGACACTAGAGGTTTACCTGGTTCGACTAGATCCCCTGGCCAAACCCACACAG tataaaCTGACCGTTCCAAAGGTGGGCTACATATCTGACCTGTGTACATCCCTCTCCATCCTGTCGGGGGTTCATGCTGAGAAG ATGATTGTAACAGACATCTACAACCACCGTTTCCACCGGATCTTTGCCACCAACGAAAACCTCAGTAGCATTATGGAGAGGGATGATATATATGT CTTTGAGGTGGCAGTAAACCGAGTGGAGGACATGGACCATGTAGTCATACCAGTCCACCTGAGGGAAAAGTACAAACAGACGGGATACAACCACACAAGCACGCCACTGTTTGGACAGCCCTTCCTCATCGCTGTTCCTCGGACCCTGAGTGAAGACAAGCTCTACAACATGCTGCTCCTCCGCCTCTG TCGCTTTGTTCGATCTTCTGTTGAGGAAAATGAGGAATGTGAAGAAACCCAATCATCCAAACAACATACTGTTAATGGTAATGCTGTTAATGGTGTGTTGGAGGAGGGGTCACCAA GCGAGATGGAGACCGACGAGCAGGATGACGAGTCCAGTCAGGACCAGGAGCTGCCCTCGGAGAACGAAAACAGCCAATCGGAGGATTCTGTGGGCGGAGACAATGAACTGGAAAATGGTGTGGACGCACCTCAGAGCTCCACCAAAAGCCAGCAGATAGCCGGATACAACAGGAAGAGACTCTTTACATTCCAGTTCAATAACATGGGTAAAACAGACTTCTCTCTCATCAAGGACGACACCAGGCAGATCCGCTTTGACGAGGGACACCTCCGACTTAGCG ATCGATCCTATCTTTCTTTGGACTGGGAACCAGAAATGAAGAAGAAGTACTTTGACGAGACTGTAGCCGAG gactttgacaaacatgaaagtATGGAGTACAAGCCTCAGAAAAAGGCTTTCTTCAAGCTGAACGACTGCATTGAACTTTTTACCACGAAGGAGAAACTGGGAGCTGAGGATCCTTG GTACTGTCCCAACTGTAAACAGCATCAACAGGCCACCAAAAAGCTGGACCTGTGGTCTCTGCCTCCAGTGCTCGTGGTCCACCTCAAACGCTTCTCGTACAGTCGTTACATGAGGGATAAACTGGACTCACTGGTTGACTTCCCACTCAG AGATCTAGACATGTCAGAGTTCCTGATCAACCCCAATGCCGGGCCCTGTCTTTACGACCTCATCGCCGTGTCCAATCATTACGGAGGGATGGGAGGAGGCCACT ATACGGCTTACGCCAAGAATAAAGACGATGGAAAGTGGTACAACTTTGATGACAGCAGCGTGTCTCCAGCCAGTGAAGATCAAATAGTG TCCAAAGCAGGCTACGTGTTGTTCTATCAGCGCCAAGACACTGTGAAAGGCACCGGATACTTTGCTCTGGATcgtgaggaggaagaagaagaagaagaagaagaagaggaggaggaagacgaggtggaggaggacgaggagaatgAGAGCAAAGGACGGCAAAAGAGAAGAACAGCCTCTTCCTCTCAAGggacttcatcatcatcatcatcatcatccgcagcagcagcagcagcagcagctcagagtgACGAGGAAGACCCCAATGAGAACCAGCGCAGGAAAAACGACAACGAgcaggaggaggatgatgaagaggaggaagatgaaCAAACTCCTAGCCATGACGTGGCAATGAAAAGCAACTGA